From a region of the Mercurialis annua linkage group LG1-X, ddMerAnnu1.2, whole genome shotgun sequence genome:
- the LOC130015018 gene encoding derlin-2.2-like gives MTYKCKLLEENSFTGRTADLFYMLISCVTVLTGIVLVGSSDIFGALRNFFELCGMCFPCKPNKLQIALLLRFIVSRFIDQGMIAGHAYYFLEAVYP, from the exons ATGACATATAAG TGCAAACTTCTAGAAGAGAATTCATTCACAGGGAGAACAGCTGATTTATTTTACATGCTCATATCTTGTGTCACTGTTTTGACTGGCATTGTTCTTGTTGGATCTTCTG ATATATTTGGCGcattgagaaatttttttgaactATGTGGCATGTGCTTTCCTTGCAAGCCCAACAAGCTTCAGATTGCACTCCTATTACGATTCATCGTCT CACGTTTTATAGATCAAGGAATGATAGCTGGTCATGCTTACTATTTTCTGGAGGCTGTATATCCATGA
- the LOC126666150 gene encoding uncharacterized protein LOC126666150 gives MRWMTIERLCSGAVEYDSNGLATLIFSNNIQRSWRVATWPCRRNYVNRGAQFRGVKQFGLAREAPSIRWMIIWRPELFVPHVLSCSILQTSRREFIHRENN, from the exons ATGCGATGGATGACAATTGAAAG ATTGTGTAGTGGAGCGGTGGAATATGATTCTAATG GATTAGCAACATTAATTTTCAGCAACAACATACAACGTTCATGGCGAGTGGCTACATGGCCTTGTAGAAGGAATTACGTTAATAGAG GTGCTCAGTTTAGAGGAGTAAAACAATTTGGTCTAGCTAGGGAAGCTCCAAGTATTCGATGGATGATAATTTGGAG ACCTGAACTTTTTGTTCCACATGTTCTTTCTTGCTCGATACTGCAAACTTCTAGAAGAGAATTCATTCACAGGGAGAACAACTGA